The genomic region TTGAATCGCGAAGTATTCCGCGGGGATTACTGTGAAGATGGGATGCCTTGGAAAACAAATGGCTACGTGAAATCAAAAATCCTGCTTTGGCTGGAAGGGCGGGACACCCTTAAGATGAAACAGTATAGTGCTGCAAACGGAAGATGGGGTGGAGTTGTGACCAAGCAAAGAATCAAATAGCCTGAAATGGATTGCATGCCTGAAAAAGGAAAATTTGAAGCTCATTAGCAGGAAAATGGATTTCATAATTTGACGGTTCAGTCCGTCTCTTTTTGAGGTACAGCCACAGGCAATTTTCCATGATACATGAAGCTTCATTTCCGCCGCGACAAGAAATCAGGATTCCGTGTGACCCCCCCCAAAACGTTCCGCCGCTGCAATTATCCTCCGGGAAATGCCGGGACGGCAACCATGTGCCTATTCCTGTAACAGGAAATCGATCAGATTCATGTGTTCAATGCCGTTTCTGTCCGCAGAAAAAACCTTATCCATGGATATCACGATTTTCCGGTAATTGTCCTTAACCTTTTCAAGGTTACCAAACTCCCTGGAGATGATTTCCGGTGAGCCAAGACTGTAACAAACCTGATAATAGGTTCGTTCATTCTGTTTCTCGGCGACGAAATCTATTTCCATTCCGTCCATTACGCCGATGAAAACCCGATATCCTCGATAGAGCAATTCATTATAAACGATATTCTCCAGAATACCGTTGATATCACTTCCCCTGAAACCGATCAAACCATTTCTCAAGCCTATATCCGTCAAAAAGATTTTATCGTAGTATTCCAATATCTTTCTGCCTTTCAGATCAAAGCGGGCCGCTTTCTTGAACAAAAAGCCATCCTCCAGATGTGAAATGTAGTTCAACACCGTATCGGTGGTGATCGAAAACCGCTGGGATTTAAAATAATCCGCTATACGTTTAGCCGTGGTGATATTTCCGATATTGTCCATAAGATACTTCACGATCCTCTCCAGAGCTGATACATCGCGAATCTTATGCCGCGAGACAACATCTTTAAGCATGACCGTGTTAAGGATTGAGTTTAGATAGCCGAAAACCGTATGGTCATCAAAATTGAGAAAATGGATGCCCGGCAGACCGCCGTATTTCAGAAAATTTATAAACTCCTCTTCCTGATCGCTTTCTTCTTCTTTTCTCCGGAATTTTAAGAACTCCCCGAAAGACAACGGGTGCACCGGAATTTCAATATAGCGGCCACTTATCAGAGTTGCGAGCTCGGATGACAATATGCGGGCATTGGAACCTGAAACAATAATATCTGCGATTCTATCAGCCAACATGGAATTAATGGTTTTCTCCCAGTCTTCGATTTCCTGGACCTCATCTATGAGCACATACTTTTTACCCGCAACGATTTTCAATCTTTTTTCGACATAGTTATTCAAATCCCTGAAATTTCTGATTTCGTCGAATCGCAATGACTCCTTATTGATGTACACGATGCTTTTTTCCGGAACCCCTTGCCCGATCAACCTGTCAACCAAAGTCTTCATGATGGAACTCTTGCCCACCCGCCTCATTCCGGTGAGAACTTTTATAATGGGTTTATCAAGGTAATTCTCCAACTTGTTTATATATTCCGAACGCAAAAGAAGATTTTCATTTTCAAACATATTACCCCCTTGTTTTCGATTATAATCGAAGTTTTCTGGATAATCAAGACAATCTTCGGCTATAAGCGAAGATTATTGTATTGTTGTGACGGGGGTCTTGCATGAGTACTTTTCTCGCTTCTCCATGCGCTGGTCCCAACTGTTTCATGCGACCTCATTCAACCGCAATTGTCCCTTTGTCACCCTGACTCCTGAATTTATCTCCTTTCTTTCCGTGTCTCCTGCTTCCTGTCCCCTGCCACCTTCCTTTCACCTCGCCCCGGACAACCCGTCGAGGCCTTGGCGAAGGCGGACCTCGCCAACTTTCCAATTCTCCTCTCCTTAAATCTGATTCAAAATGTTATAATGCAAGACCCCTTCAAAAGGAGATGTCATGAAAAAAAAAGATATCCTGATCGGTTTGGTATCTCTGTTTGTGTTGGTATCCGGATTTGCCGACGGCGCGCGAGAGCTTCCCTTGTTGATTAAATCGTTAAAAATCGGGACCAAATTCAACACCGGCGCTGAGAATGTCCATACCTTTGAGTCGCAAGATGGAAAGTTGAGCTATGTCTGGATGTGTCCTGATGAGGATTTCCCCGTCAATGTTGAGTTGGATGCCGAAGGAAAGATCGCTCGCCTTGCCTGGGAAACGACTGCACAGAATCAGGAAGAGGCCGCTACTCTGGCGGATGAACATAAAACGGAATACCAGCAATTTTTTCGCGGCCGCACGGAACTGGACCAAGGATATGCCATTCATTTTGAAAGCGATACGCTGCATTATGTCATCCGTGTCGAAGCCACCCTGGTCACTTTTATGACCATCGCGAAGGGAAAAGGGATCGACGTCGAGTTATGGCTTAAGTGACACTCCTTCTTTTTTTGGGAAAAGTAAATTGGCGACGGTGCTGTAGTGCGCCCGCAAGGCATCCATGCTGAATCCCATCGAAGCGTTGCATTACGAATAACCGTTCAACCTTTTTCGGCCTTGCGGCGGGAAATCAGTTCGTCCGCATCGATGCCGCGGTTTTCCAGGTGTTCCCGCACCAGCCGCTCGGCAATGGTATCCAGCTTGGGCTGCAGGGCGGCGGTAATGATTTCGGGAGTGACTTCTTCGGGGACTTTCAACAGGTTGCGTTTCCAATGCACCAGGTAGCCGGACAGGCACATGGGTTGAACCCGGCTGTAGAACTTGGGATTGAATACGTCCAGGGGTGATTTTCCGGTACGGTACATGCTGTTGAAGTCGATTCTGGCGCCGAGGCGCTGCAGTTCATTTCGGCGATCTTCCCGGGTGTTCAGGTCATACACCACGGGCAGGTATTCCACTTCAAAGCGGGCGGCGAAATCCTTGATCATGGAGAGGAACTCGGGGAAATTATCACCCGTGACCAGGATCTTTTTGCCGTCCGGAGCCTGTTCCCAATTGGCGCCATCGGTAAAAACCGGGATATCGTGTTCAAGGGCGTAGATCACGCTGGCCAGGGCCATGCTGGCACGGCAAGGCATGCACCAGGCCGCTTCTTTGCCAAACTCTTTGCTGGTTTCCTTGTAGTCCCGCACCGCCATTTCCTTGAACAAATGGCGGATATCCATCACCTGGTGAGTTATTTTCTCTTTTCCATGCAGGGATTGCAGCAGTTCCACGTTGGGCCGGTTGGCCTTGAGCAAAATGTGCATGTACCCTTTGTCAAAGGTCAGCAAATGGACCCGGTCGTAACGCCCGGCCAGATAGTGAGCCGCGTAAAGGGAATCAATCCCCCCGGAAAACTCGATTACCACTTCGTTTTTCATTATTCCTCCATACATTCGCTTTTCATGTAATGAACTCAGGTAACGACACCATGAAGAATGAAGCCCGCCAGTCCGGCCAGGGGCAGGATCAGGAAGGCAACCACAACA from Candidatus Aminicenantes bacterium harbors:
- a CDS encoding ATP-binding protein, producing the protein MFENENLLLRSEYINKLENYLDKPIIKVLTGMRRVGKSSIMKTLVDRLIGQGVPEKSIVYINKESLRFDEIRNFRDLNNYVEKRLKIVAGKKYVLIDEVQEIEDWEKTINSMLADRIADIIVSGSNARILSSELATLISGRYIEIPVHPLSFGEFLKFRRKEEESDQEEEFINFLKYGGLPGIHFLNFDDHTVFGYLNSILNTVMLKDVVSRHKIRDVSALERIVKYLMDNIGNITTAKRIADYFKSQRFSITTDTVLNYISHLEDGFLFKKAARFDLKGRKILEYYDKIFLTDIGLRNGLIGFRGSDINGILENIVYNELLYRGYRVFIGVMDGMEIDFVAEKQNERTYYQVCYSLGSPEIISREFGNLEKVKDNYRKIVISMDKVFSADRNGIEHMNLIDFLLQE